ACGAAGGTTTGGCCGAACATGAACATCGTCCTCCTGGTTAAGCAGGTGCCCGACACGTATTCCGAACGGAAGCTGTCTGCTGCGGATCACACGTTGGACCGCGAGTCGGCGGATGCCGTGTTGGATGAGATCAACGAGCGCGCCGTGGAGGAGGCGCTGTTGATCAAGGAGGCTCAGGGCGGCGAAGTGACCGTCGTGTGCATGGGCCCGGACCGCGCCACGGATGCCATCCGCAAGGCGCTGTCGATGGGTGCGGACAAGGCGGTGCACCTCGCCGACGAGGCGTTGCACGGCACGGACGCCCCCGCCACCGCCAAGGCGCTGGCGAAGGTCATCGGCACCGTCGAGGGTGTCGACCTGGTGATCGCGGGTAACGAGGCGACCGACGGTCGCTCGGGCGCGGTGCCGGCGATGGTCGCCGAGGTGCTCGGCTGGCCGCAGCTGACCTTCGCGCGCAAGGTCGAGACCGATGGTTCCGCGGTGAAGGTCGAGCGCGAGACCGACGCGGGCATCCTGACCGTCGAGGCCGGTCTGCCGGCCGTCGTGTCGGTCACCGAGAAGATCAACGAGCCGCGGTACCCGTCGTTCAAGGGCATCATGGCCGCGAAGAAGAAGCCGGTGACCGCGCTGTCGCTGGCCGATGCGGGCATCGACGCCTCCGAGGTGGGTCTGGCCAACGCCGGCTCCCAGGTGGTCGAGTCCGCTCCGAAGCCGCCGAAGTCCGGTGGTGTGAAGGTCACCGACGAGGGCGAAGGCGGCGTTCAGGTCGCCGAGTTCCTGGCCGGCGAGAAGCTGCTCTGAGTCGTTCACGATTTTCGAGGAGGCATTGATTCATGGCTGAGGTTCTGGTCCTCGTCGATCACGTGGACGGCGAGGTCAAGAAGGTCACGTACGAGCTGCTGACCGCGGCGCGTCGCATTGGCGAGCCGTCGGCGGTCGTCGTCGGCGAGCCGGGCACCGCGGGCAAGCTGTCCGAGGCGTTGGGCTCCTACGGTGCGGCGAAGGTCTACGCGGCCGAGTCCGCCGAGGCCGCCGAGTACCTGGTGACGCCGCAGGTCGACGTGCTGGCCGCGCTGGCCGGTTCGGCGAGCCCGGCGGCGGTGCTGGTGCCGGCGTCGGTCGACGGCAAGGAGATCGCCGGTCGTCTGGCGATCCGCCTGGGCTCGGGTCTGCTGTCGGAGGTCGTGGACGTCGACGCCGACGGCGTGGCGTCGCACTCGCTGTTCGGCGGCACCTACGACGCCAAGGCGAAGGTCACCCAGGGCACCCCGGTGATCACCGTGCTGCCCGGCAGCATCGAGGCCGAGCAGGCCACTGGTGCCGCGGCGGTCGAGCAGGTCGAGGTTCCGGCGGCGTCCGGTGCCAAGATCACCGGTCGGCAGCCGGCCGAGGCCGGCGACCGCCCCGAGCTCACCGAGGCCAGCATCGTGGTCTCCGGTGGTCGCGGTGTCGGTTCGGCCGAGCAGTTCGAGGTCGTGGAGAAGCTGGCCGACACGCTGGGCGCCGCTGTGGGTGCTTCGCGTGCCGCGGTGGACTCCGGCTACTACCCGCACCAGTTCCAGGTCGGCCAGACCGGTAAGACGGTCTCGCCGCAGCTCTACATCGCCCTGGGCATCTCCGGTGCGATCCAGCACCGGGCGGGCATGCAGACCTCCAAGACGATCGTCGCGGTGATCAAGGACCCGGAGGCGCCGATCTTCGAGATCGCCGACTACGGCGTCGTGGGTGAACTGTTCAAGGTCGCCCCGCAGCTCACCGACGAGGTCACCAAGCGCAAGGGCTGACCCCTGACGAGAAAAGCGGCCGCGCTCACCCGCAGGCCACATGAGACCACGCCCGCCAGGCCCGAGACCGTCCAGCGCATGCGCGCTAACCGCATCGCTGGCACGGCTCAGGCGTTGGGTGTCAGGGCGTAGCGCACGGTCTGGGCCTGGATGAGGCCGTCGCGGATGACGAAGGTGTCGACGCCGTGCGTGGCGTTGTTCTTCGACGATGTCGCTTCCCACTCCAGGAAGACGATGTCACCGGCGAGTTCGGTGGTCTTCATGTCCCACTGCGCCTGTGGCAAGTCGGTGAACAGTTGGACGAAGTTCTCGCGGGCTCCTTCCTTGCCGCGCTTCACACCGGCCGGGGTGATGATCACAGCATCATCGGCGAAGTTCGCAGTGAGTGCGTCGAGGTCTTCGGCTCCGAGCGCCTCGCCGTGGCTGGCGAAAACCTCGGCGGCTGTGCGTGCGTCCTTCATGTTCGGTCGCCTCTCCTTCGATTTGATCTCTGTTTTGGAGCAAGAAGATGCCGCTCATTGTGGAATGGTGACCAGCACGCGGCCTCCTCCCCCGGAGTCGACTCGTTCGTGGGAATCGGCGATCTGCTCCAGGGGGAAGCGCTGGGCGATGTCGACGCGCAGGGCACCGACGGCAGCGGCGGCGGTCAGGTCGCGGGCGGCCTGCCGCTTGGCGGTAACCGGGACGTCGTCGCTGCCGATCAGCCGCAGCGTGACGTTGGCGAACAGCAGTGGCCAGAAAGGGATTTCAGTGCGGTCTTGGCGGGTGGCGTAAGCGGCGATGACAGCATTGTTGGCCACGACCTCGACGTCGAGGTCGGCGTTGTCCGACATCGAGACTTCGACGATGCGGTTGACCCCGTCCGGTGCGAGGTCTCGAATGGCGCCGATCGCATCGTCGTCGAGCGCGACTGCGTGACTCACCGACAACGGGTCGACGCGCGGCAGGTCCGAACTCCTTCGGACCGTGCCGATCACGGTCGCACCCGCCCAGCGCGCGAGCTGCGCGGCCATTGACCCCACGCCGCCGAGCACGCCGTGCACCAGCACCACCGCTCCGTCGACGGGCCCGTCGACGAACACCGCGCGGTGAGCGGTGATCCCCGGAATCCCCACGCTCGCACCGAGATCGTCGGAGACGTGGTCCGGCAGCGGCACCGCCATGTACTCGGGAACCGCGGTAAACTGCGCAGCCGTACCGAAGGCGCGGTAAGACTGAGCGCCGTAGACCCAGACGCGCTCACCGATGCGGCCTTCGTCGACACCGTCGCCGACCGCGTCGATCACGCCCGCAGCGTCGCTGTGCGGGATGACCAGCGGGAACGGCATCGACGAACCCAGCCAGCCGCGCCGCTTCTTGGTGTCGCCCGGGTTCACCCCGGACACGGCCACCTGCACTCGCACCTCGCCTGGGCCCGGCTGCGGTTCCGGCAGTTCCCCTACCCGCAGGACATCGCCCGCCGGGCCTTGCGCGTCGTACCAGGCCGCCAGCATGATCCGCCCCTCTCGGCTATGCCTGTTCGCCATCGTCGAGGACTTCGCACAGCCACGCGCGCTCAGCACTGCTGGTGGCGCGCGCGATCCGCAGCATCCCCTGTCGGTAGCGGTCTGTCAGTTCGTCGCTGCGCAGAGGACGGTCCCCGTCGTAGAAGAAGCTCGCCGGTTGTTCCAGGAACTCCAGCCGCCGGCGCAGCACAGCACGCCGTTGCCGCTCGTCGGGCAGCAACGACAAAAACGCCAGGATCGCGAAGAACCGGCTGTTGTCGGTGATCTCGTGCTCGGCGGGCTCCCGCAACCGGTTGAGCAGCTCCTCGCGGCCAGCGTCGGTGAGGTGCAACACGTTGCGCTGCGCGGCGACAGCACCCGGTTCGACCGTGCGCTCCAGCAGTCCCCGCTTCACCAGCCTCTTGATCGCCGGGTAGAGGCTGCCGTCGCTGACCGGCCTGGTGTAGCCGGACAGCTGCGCGACCAGGCGCCGCAGCTCATAACCGTGCAACGGCCCGTCGGCGAGGAAACCGAGGATCTGCAGCTCGAGCATGCTGCTATTGTTCCACATCGAAACGATGTATGTCGTACCGATATATACCGAACCGAGGTGTCACCTCTCACTAGTGCTGATCGCGGCCAGAGACGTCCGCCCTCCCCGCCGCCTCCCTGGAAATGGATCATGGTTTCGCACGTCTCCCCCGCGCCTACGCAATTGCCACACTCCTCCATCGCGATCGCCGCGTTCTCGACGGTCGTCAAGTGGTACGACTTCACGCCCCACCTATTCATGACCACCGTTCTGTCGCGCGTGTTCTTCGGCGGCGGGGACGCCTCGGTGCTCACCGCGCTAGCCGTCTTCGCCATCGGCTACCTGCTGCGACCGCTGGAGGCGCTGGTGTTCGGCCACATCGGCGACCGCTACGGCCGACGGACGGTGCTGCTCGGGTCGATGGCAGTGATGGCACCGCGATGCTGGCCACCGCCCTGCTTCCGACCCGCGCCGCAATCGGCCCGGCCGCCGGGGCTCTGCTGCTGGGATTGCGTTGCGTGATGAGCTTCTCCGTGGGCGGCGAGTACACCGGCGTGCTGACCTACCGGGTCGAAGGTGCCGCGCCGCGACGTCGCGGGCTGGTGGCCTCGCTCGCCGCTGGCGCCCCTCGGCGAACCCGGAGCAGTTCACAACGGGCAGCCGCCTCAGCGGTCTGGCCGTGGGCACCGTCGCCACGAGCGTCTTCGGCGGGCTCACGCCCTACCTGTCGCAGTTCGTCGTCCACTCAACCGGCTGGACGACGGCTCCGGGTGCTCTGGTGGCGGCGGTCGCGCTCGCGGCGCTGCCGGTGCTGCTGCGGCTGCCTGAAACCGCACCGTCCAAGCTCGTGAACACCACGTCGTGAACCGAAATGCGTTGTCCGACAGGCAGGAAGGAAGGCAGATGACCGAGACCGCCGGTACCGTCCACCATGTCCCCTCCACGGACGGGACCAGGATCGGGATCACCAGCACCGGTAGCGGACGACCGATCGTCGTCGTGCACGGCTCGCTGAACACCGCACAGGACTGGCAGCCTCTCGCCGACCGGCTCGCGCCGCACGTGACCACCTGGGCGGTGGACCGGCGCGGGCGCGGGACCAGCGGCGACAACACCGAGCACAGCCTGAAGCAGGAGCAGGACGACATCGCGGCCGTGCTCGACCTCGTCGGCCCGGAGGCCATCCTGGTCGCGCACTCGTTCGGTGCGAGCGTCGCGCTCGACGCTGTGCTCGGCCGACCGCTGGCGGGCGTCGTGCTCTACGAGACCGGGATGCCCGGCGAGGACCACTTCCCCGAATCCACGATCGGGCCGTTCGAAGACGCGGCGCGGCGCGGAGAGCTGGACGTGGCCTTCGAGATGGGGCTGCGGAATGTCATGCGCCTGGACGATGCCGGGGTGGAGGCCTTCCGGTCGAGCCCGGTGTGGTCCGCGCGGGCTGTGCTGATGCCGACCTGGGGCCGAGAACTGCGGGCGCTCAACGACTTCGATCCCGATCTGGGGCGCTTCGCCGCCATCACCGCACCGGCTCTGGTCGTGGTAGGCGATCTCAGTCCCGGCTGGATCGTAGACAACTCCCGTCGGCTGCAGCGGAACCTGCCGAACTCGCGCCTGGTCGAACTCCCCGGCCAGGGGCACGAGGCGTACCTGACCGGGACCGAGCAGTTCGCCGAGGTGCTCCTCGGTTTCGTGCGCGAGATCGACTCCTGACAGCAGTGAGAGCGCCGCATCTGGGGGTGCGGCGCTCTCACGTCTTCAGGTATTCAGAGCCAGCGGCCGAGTTCCGGGAGGTCTCCGGAGTCCGCCTTGAGCCGGCCGGGCCCGCGCCCGGAGATCCAGCGAACGAGGTCCACGGCGCTACCGCGCACCACGTGTGGGGTCTGACCGTCGATGTCGACGCGGTGCTCGGCATCCCGGTCGTCCGGACGCAGGAGCAGGGCAGGGCCTTGACCCTTGCGTTGCCACAGGCCGGTGATGTCGGCCAGCAGCGCGTCGACGAACTCGGGCGGGAAGTCGATGAAGCTGCCGCCGTTGCCCAGGTCGACGGCGTGGATCCAGACCTCTCGGGCCCGCATCCACGGCGTCTCGCTGCAGGGCACGATCCGGCCTTGAGCCGTGCGCACCTCGTGCTGCCAGCGCTCGGCGGGCAAGTCCCGCCAGGAGACGTCGAGGTGGACCGCCGCGTGCTCGGCCAACGCGCGCAACGCCGAGACGCTCAACGTTGCTCCCTCCTCGATCTCCCGGGCCCGCGCCTCCGGCGAGGAGTACATCGGGTTCTCCACCCCGGTCGCGGCCCAGTCGACCAGCCTGGCGATCGCGCGAGCGTTGTAGCCCACGTGCGCCACCAGGTGCCGCCTCGACCACCCCGCCAGCGCGGTGGCCTCGTCGAACTCCGAGTCGCGGAGCTCGGCGAGTTTCCGGGCGAAGTACGCCGAACCCCGCCGAGCCCACTCCAACCGCTGCGCCAACTCCGTCACGACGGTTCCTTGGCGATGTTGACCAGCTCGCCGAGACCACCGATCCGGGTCACCATCTTGCTGCCGGCCTGCAGGTAGCGCGGGGGCTTGCGCGCGTGGCCGACGCCACCGGGGGTGCCGGTGGCGATGACGTCGCCCGGGTTAAGGGTGACGATCTCGGAGATGTAGGCGACCAGGTCGGCCGGGTCGAAGACCAGGTCCTTGACGTTGGAGGACTGCATGACCTCGCCGTCGACCTCGGTGACGATCTCCGCGTCCACCGCGAACTCGTCCGGGGTCACCAGGTACGGCCCGAACGGAGTGGTGGCCTCGAAGGTCTTGCCCTGCAACCACTGCTTCGTCCGGTACTGGTAGTCCCGCACGGTCACGTCGTTGAGCACCGAGTACCCCGCGATGGCCGCCTCGGCGGTGGCGCGGTCGGCGCTGCGGACCTTCGTGCCCACGACCACGGCGAGCTCGGCCTCCCAGTCGATGGCGTCGGAGACCTTCGGCAGCACGATGTCATCGGACGGGCCGATCAGCGCTTCCGGGTACTTCGCGAACAGCGTCGGGTACTCCGGAAGATCGCGACCCATCTCCAGGATGTGGTTGCGGTAGTTCAACCCGACGCACACGATCTTGCCCGGAGCCGGCACGACGGCATCCAGGTCCACTTCGGACAGCCGGTGCCGGGTTCCGTCCGAAGCCGCGGTCTCGCGCCAATCCGAACGGGCCAGCAGGGCGCCCACATCAGCGACCGGGAGCTCCACGGCCTCCTCGCCCTCGACGCGGGCAGCGGCGGTGCGACCGCCCGGCAGGCGCAGCGTGGCCAGCTTCATTCTTCACCTTCCTCGACGAACACTCGCGACTGGTTCAGCCGCTCGAAAATGGGCTGGTCCGAGAACCGGAACAGGTCGAACCCGTCGTCCGAGCGCAGCGACCACTTGGCCCACGACGGCACCACGAACAGATCGCCCTTGGCGATGCGCTGCTCGCGGCCGTCGATGACGACCTCGCCATCGCCCTCGAACACCTGCCACACCGAAGAACCGACCTCGCGGCGCGGACGGGTCCAGGCACCGGCGCGCAGCCGGTGGAACTCGGCGCGGATCGTGGACATGACATCCCCGCCGGTGGTCGGGTTGGTGTAGCGCACGGCCGCGTGGCCGGGCTCCACCGTGGCCGGCTGGCCTTCGTCCTCCAGCAGCAGCTGCTCGCGCAGCGCGGCGTCGGTGTGCTCCCACCGGTAGGCCGCGATGGGCGAGTTGGGCAGGTCGTCCAGGCCCGACAGCGGGCGCAGGCCCGGGTGCGCCCACAACCGCTCCGAACGCGAGATCCGCGGCGTGGCGGGGTCGGTAACCTGCTCGGACCCGAACTCGAAGAACGACGTGTCGGTGTAGTGCACGAACGGGATGTCCAGCCCGTCGATCCACGCCATCGGCTCGTCGGTCTCGTTGTGGTGGCCGTGGAAGTTCCAGCCCGGCGTCAGCAGGAAATCGCCTCGCCGCATCGCCACCGGGTCACCGTTGACGACGGTCCACACGCCCTCGCCCTCCACCACGAAGCGGAAGGCGTTCTGGCTGTGCCGGTGCTCGGGAGCGACCTCCTTCGGCCCCAGGTACTGGATCGCCGCCCACAGCGTCGGCGACGCGTACGGCGCACCGCCCAGGCCCGGGTTGGCCAGCGCGATCGCCCGGCGCTCGCCGCCGCGGCCCACCGGGACCAGGTCACCGGCGCGCTGCGCCAGCGGGTACAGCACGTCCCAGCGCCAGACGTGCGGCACCGCCTTGGGGTTGGGCTGCTGCGGCATCAGGTCGCCCAGCTGAGTCCACAGTGGGTTGAGGTGTTCGGTGGCGAAGTCGGTGTAGAGCTTCTGCAGCTCGACCTCTTCGGTGCTTTCGGTGGCGGTCATTGCATGCCTCCTCGAATCTTTCACGCACCCACCGCGTCAGCGGCGGATTGCTGGTGCTCATCGGCCAGGCGCCGGGCGACGTCGAGGCGGAGCTCCTTCTTGTCGATCTTGCCGACCTTGGTCGTGGTGATCGCGTCGACGATGATCAGCTTTTCCGGGAACTTGAACTTGGCGACACCCGCGTTCTCCATCACCTGGTGCACGTCGGACAACCCAACGTCGTAACCGGGCTTGGGCACGACGTAGAGGCAGACGCGTTCGCCGAGGTCCGGGTCGGGCATCGCGATGGCCGCGGCGAGGCTGACGCCGTCGACCTGGTAGGCGAAGTTCTCGATCTCCTCGGCGGAGATGTTCTCCCCGCCTCGGTTGATCATGTCCTTGTCGCGGCCCTCGACAACGAGATTGCCATCCGGGCGCAGCCGGACGATGTCGCCGGTGCGGTACCAGCCTTCGGGGGTGAAGGCGCGGGCGTTGTGCTCGGCGGCCTTGAAATAGCCGCGCGGCGTGTAGGGACCGCGGGTGAGCAGCACGCCGGGTTCACCGATGGGCAGTTCGTTGCCCGTCTCGTCGACGACGAGCAGTTCGTCGTCGGGGCACATCGGGCGTCCCTGAGTCGTGCAGACCACGTCGTCGGGGTCGTCGAGGCGCGTGTAGTTCAGCAGTCCCTCGGCCATGCCGAACACCTGCTGCAGGGTGCAGCCGAGCACCGGACGGACCCGGCGCGCGACCTCGTCGGCCAGCCTCGACCCGCCGACCTGCAGCAGTTTCAAGGAGCTCAGGTCAGCGGTGCTGTCCTCGGCGCGGTGGTCCAGCCAGCGTTGCGCCACCGCCGGCACGACCGCGGTGGCCGTCACGCCCTCGCGCTCGATCAGCGGGAATGCCTT
This region of Saccharopolyspora hordei genomic DNA includes:
- a CDS encoding electron transfer flavoprotein subunit alpha/FixB family protein encodes the protein MAEVLVLVDHVDGEVKKVTYELLTAARRIGEPSAVVVGEPGTAGKLSEALGSYGAAKVYAAESAEAAEYLVTPQVDVLAALAGSASPAAVLVPASVDGKEIAGRLAIRLGSGLLSEVVDVDADGVASHSLFGGTYDAKAKVTQGTPVITVLPGSIEAEQATGAAAVEQVEVPAASGAKITGRQPAEAGDRPELTEASIVVSGGRGVGSAEQFEVVEKLADTLGAAVGASRAAVDSGYYPHQFQVGQTGKTVSPQLYIALGISGAIQHRAGMQTSKTIVAVIKDPEAPIFEIADYGVVGELFKVAPQLTDEVTKRKG
- a CDS encoding electron transfer flavoprotein subunit beta/FixA family protein; protein product: MNIVLLVKQVPDTYSERKLSAADHTLDRESADAVLDEINERAVEEALLIKEAQGGEVTVVCMGPDRATDAIRKALSMGADKAVHLADEALHGTDAPATAKALAKVIGTVEGVDLVIAGNEATDGRSGAVPAMVAEVLGWPQLTFARKVETDGSAVKVERETDAGILTVEAGLPAVVSVTEKINEPRYPSFKGIMAAKKKPVTALSLADAGIDASEVGLANAGSQVVESAPKPPKSGGVKVTDEGEGGVQVAEFLAGEKLL
- a CDS encoding PadR family transcriptional regulator yields the protein MLELQILGFLADGPLHGYELRRLVAQLSGYTRPVSDGSLYPAIKRLVKRGLLERTVEPGAVAAQRNVLHLTDAGREELLNRLREPAEHEITDNSRFFAILAFLSLLPDERQRRAVLRRRLEFLEQPASFFYDGDRPLRSDELTDRYRQGMLRIARATSSAERAWLCEVLDDGEQA
- a CDS encoding (2,3-dihydroxybenzoyl)adenylate synthase; amino-acid sequence: MPEPTWHDVVPWPDEFAQRYVEKGYWEGRDLADHLAEVASQVPDALALVDGERRLTHRELTERADATAERLLGLGLRPDDRVLVQLPNVLEFVVLTYACLRIGVIPVMALPGHRKHEMTYLAEHSEAVAIAVPDVLKGFDHQAMASEIAEQSDSVRHLLVLGESVAEGNIDLGALCAAPESTPDRAELNRHRPDSRAVAVFLLSGGTTGLPKLIARTHDDYAYNAKRSAEVCGFDSDTVYYASLPLSHNFPLACPGLLGALLCGGRLVVGSPDPAKAFPLIEREGVTATAVVPAVAQRWLDHRAEDSTADLSSLKLLQVGGSRLADEVARRVRPVLGCTLQQVFGMAEGLLNYTRLDDPDDVVCTTQGRPMCPDDELLVVDETGNELPIGEPGVLLTRGPYTPRGYFKAAEHNARAFTPEGWYRTGDIVRLRPDGNLVVEGRDKDMINRGGENISAEEIENFAYQVDGVSLAAAIAMPDPDLGERVCLYVVPKPGYDVGLSDVHQVMENAGVAKFKFPEKLIIVDAITTTKVGKIDKKELRLDVARRLADEHQQSAADAVGA
- a CDS encoding nuclear transport factor 2 family protein; translation: MKDARTAAEVFASHGEALGAEDLDALTANFADDAVIITPAGVKRGKEGARENFVQLFTDLPQAQWDMKTTELAGDIVFLEWEATSSKNNATHGVDTFVIRDGLIQAQTVRYALTPNA
- a CDS encoding maleylpyruvate isomerase family mycothiol-dependent enzyme; this translates as MTELAQRLEWARRGSAYFARKLAELRDSEFDEATALAGWSRRHLVAHVGYNARAIARLVDWAATGVENPMYSSPEARAREIEEGATLSVSALRALAEHAAVHLDVSWRDLPAERWQHEVRTAQGRIVPCSETPWMRAREVWIHAVDLGNGGSFIDFPPEFVDALLADITGLWQRKGQGPALLLRPDDRDAEHRVDIDGQTPHVVRGSAVDLVRWISGRGPGRLKADSGDLPELGRWL
- a CDS encoding alpha/beta fold hydrolase codes for the protein MTETAGTVHHVPSTDGTRIGITSTGSGRPIVVVHGSLNTAQDWQPLADRLAPHVTTWAVDRRGRGTSGDNTEHSLKQEQDDIAAVLDLVGPEAILVAHSFGASVALDAVLGRPLAGVVLYETGMPGEDHFPESTIGPFEDAARRGELDVAFEMGLRNVMRLDDAGVEAFRSSPVWSARAVLMPTWGRELRALNDFDPDLGRFAAITAPALVVVGDLSPGWIVDNSRRLQRNLPNSRLVELPGQGHEAYLTGTEQFAEVLLGFVREIDS
- a CDS encoding cupin domain-containing protein — protein: MTATESTEEVELQKLYTDFATEHLNPLWTQLGDLMPQQPNPKAVPHVWRWDVLYPLAQRAGDLVPVGRGGERRAIALANPGLGGAPYASPTLWAAIQYLGPKEVAPEHRHSQNAFRFVVEGEGVWTVVNGDPVAMRRGDFLLTPGWNFHGHHNETDEPMAWIDGLDIPFVHYTDTSFFEFGSEQVTDPATPRISRSERLWAHPGLRPLSGLDDLPNSPIAAYRWEHTDAALREQLLLEDEGQPATVEPGHAAVRYTNPTTGGDVMSTIRAEFHRLRAGAWTRPRREVGSSVWQVFEGDGEVVIDGREQRIAKGDLFVVPSWAKWSLRSDDGFDLFRFSDQPIFERLNQSRVFVEEGEE
- a CDS encoding NADPH:quinone reductase codes for the protein MLAAWYDAQGPAGDVLRVGELPEPQPGPGEVRVQVAVSGVNPGDTKKRRGWLGSSMPFPLVIPHSDAAGVIDAVGDGVDEGRIGERVWVYGAQSYRAFGTAAQFTAVPEYMAVPLPDHVSDDLGASVGIPGITAHRAVFVDGPVDGAVVLVHGVLGGVGSMAAQLARWAGATVIGTVRRSSDLPRVDPLSVSHAVALDDDAIGAIRDLAPDGVNRIVEVSMSDNADLDVEVVANNAVIAAYATRQDRTEIPFWPLLFANVTLRLIGSDDVPVTAKRQAARDLTAAAAVGALRVDIAQRFPLEQIADSHERVDSGGGGRVLVTIPQ
- a CDS encoding fumarylacetoacetate hydrolase family protein, whose product is MKLATLRLPGGRTAAARVEGEEAVELPVADVGALLARSDWRETAASDGTRHRLSEVDLDAVVPAPGKIVCVGLNYRNHILEMGRDLPEYPTLFAKYPEALIGPSDDIVLPKVSDAIDWEAELAVVVGTKVRSADRATAEAAIAGYSVLNDVTVRDYQYRTKQWLQGKTFEATTPFGPYLVTPDEFAVDAEIVTEVDGEVMQSSNVKDLVFDPADLVAYISEIVTLNPGDVIATGTPGGVGHARKPPRYLQAGSKMVTRIGGLGELVNIAKEPS